A genomic region of Thermodesulfovibrio aggregans contains the following coding sequences:
- a CDS encoding glutamine synthetase family protein → MTYSKPRDEKDVMKLVKEMNIKFIRLWFTDILGQLKSFAIPVEELEVAFSEGMGFDGSSIHGFARIDESDMIARPDPTTFAILPWRPKESPVARMFCDIYEPDGTPYKGDPRYILKTNLEKASKKGYTFYLGPELEFFYFKTDKGTEILDEGGYFDYPLDAAEDLRRDTILALEQMGIKVEYSHHEVAPSQHEIDLRYAEALQMADIVMTYRVVVKEIAKQHGVYATFMPKPLFGENGSGMHTHQSLFKGDKNAFFDPKDKYYLSDIAKSYIAGLLTHIKEITLVLNQWVNSYKRLVPGYEAPVYICWARRNRSALIRVPLYKPGKEKATRIELRSPDPSCNPYLAFACMLNAGLTGVEKKYKLPEPIEKDVYHLDPEERKALGIDNLPGSLIEAIEYAEKSDLLRETLGDHIFTNLIESKKKEWDDYRIRIFPYEIERYLPIL, encoded by the coding sequence ATGACTTACTCAAAGCCAAGAGATGAAAAAGATGTAATGAAACTGGTCAAGGAGATGAACATTAAATTTATTAGGCTCTGGTTTACTGATATTCTTGGACAACTTAAAAGTTTTGCTATTCCAGTAGAAGAGCTTGAGGTTGCTTTCTCAGAGGGTATGGGTTTTGATGGTTCATCAATACATGGCTTTGCCCGAATTGATGAATCAGACATGATTGCAAGACCTGATCCAACAACTTTTGCCATTCTACCGTGGAGACCGAAAGAAAGCCCTGTAGCAAGAATGTTCTGTGATATTTACGAACCAGACGGGACACCATATAAAGGAGACCCCCGATATATTCTCAAAACAAATCTTGAAAAAGCTTCGAAAAAAGGTTATACATTTTATCTTGGTCCAGAACTTGAGTTTTTCTATTTCAAAACAGATAAAGGAACAGAAATTCTTGATGAAGGTGGTTATTTTGACTATCCACTTGATGCTGCAGAGGACCTTCGTAGAGACACTATTTTAGCTCTTGAGCAAATGGGAATTAAGGTAGAATATTCACACCACGAAGTTGCACCTTCACAGCACGAAATAGACTTAAGGTATGCCGAGGCACTTCAAATGGCTGATATTGTTATGACTTATAGGGTCGTAGTAAAGGAGATTGCAAAACAGCATGGTGTTTATGCTACATTTATGCCAAAACCACTATTTGGTGAAAATGGAAGTGGTATGCATACTCATCAGTCACTCTTTAAGGGAGATAAAAACGCATTTTTTGATCCAAAAGACAAATACTACCTTTCCGATATTGCAAAAAGCTATATAGCAGGACTTCTAACTCACATAAAGGAAATTACTCTCGTTTTAAATCAATGGGTAAATTCCTATAAAAGATTAGTTCCCGGATATGAAGCTCCTGTATATATCTGCTGGGCAAGAAGGAATAGGTCTGCATTGATAAGAGTTCCCCTTTACAAGCCAGGGAAAGAAAAGGCAACAAGAATTGAGTTGCGCAGTCCAGACCCTTCATGTAATCCCTATTTAGCCTTTGCATGTATGTTAAATGCTGGATTAACAGGAGTAGAAAAGAAATATAAGCTACCTGAGCCAATTGAAAAGGATGTTTATCACCTTGATCCAGAAGAAAGAAAAGCACTCGGAATAGATAACTTACCAGGCAGTTTAATTGAAGCCATTGAGTATGCTGAAAAAAGCGATTTACTTAGAGAAACTCTGGGAGAC